The Halarchaeum grantii sequence CCGACCCCGACGACGTCGCGGACGACCTCGAACGCTACATCGAGGTCAAAGAACGCGCCGACGAGCTCGACGAGAAGATCAAGAAGACCGACGAGCTCATCGACGAAATCGTCTACGACCTCTACGGGCTGACCGACGAGGAGATCGAGATCGTCGAAGAGGCTGTGCAGGACGACTAATTACGGGGGGAGGACACGTCAAGATCGTCGACAAGCAGGATGGGTTGCGAAGACTATCGCGAGAGCTACTGTCGTCAGCTTTCTACTCCCCACAGTAGAGAGGGGTAGCCAGTCGCAACAATCCAAATACCCTCTTTTTACCCAGATTAACAGGTTGTGTGAATCGCGTATCGATCCAGTACCTCGTCAAGCAATAGTCGCAGCAACTGCATACCCCAACGTTATGTTCCGGGTATGTCCTCGAAAAAACAATCTCCACGCTGTCTATCGGTTGCGTTTTTGTCGCCCCCGAGAGGGGTGCGGGGCGTCTTGAGAGGCGTCGCGCGGAGTCGTATGGGTCATCGTGCTCTTGTTGCGTACGAACGGCCGGACGGACAGTACAACCTCCACTACTCGCATCGTGGGGCGAAGCATCTCCAGTTGAAGCAGGTACTCACGCTCGGAACGCCATTTGGAGAGGACACAAGCGAAAACGAATGGACGAAACGCGTCTACGAATGCCTGCAGACGGCCTCAGACACGTCGATTCCGACGCCTGGGCGTGGGGAGTCACGGACGCCGACGCGCGTCTGGGTTGAGCCCTGCGCCGTCAGCGTGACGCTCGAAGAGATTCGGCGAGCGTATCTTGACTACCTCGCGCATGAAGCGTTCTACGTCGTGGGCTGTGACGACTGGCAGCTGCGGGTGACGGCGTATCGCGTGTTCTGGTTTGGCTTGGCGGACGTCGCGACGACGGCGCGCCGTACGCCGACCGTCGGCCATGGTGCGTTACGCACGGTTGCGTGGCGCGACGGCGACCCAGTCAATGACGAGTATGTGCGTGGGGAGTTCGACGCGCTCAAAGCCGTCGTCGGCGATCTTCTCGATTGCGGCGTCTTCGCGAGCGACGGCGAGGCACTCGCGTATCTCGAACGACTGTTCCGTGAGTGGAGTGCCGACGCCGACAGCCACGTCACACTACGGGAGTCACAGTAGGGGACCCCCCACATTTCACGAGAAGTCACCGATACATACCCCACCGTGTCCGCATAATGTGGGACTCTGTCACAGTGTAGTGTATCGAAGCGTGCGAGTCCACCCCTCCACTGTTTCCGGAGTTAGCGATGGACCGCCCATTCTGAGCAGAGTACACGAGAGGGAGAGAGTACCGTTTCCGGTGGGGCAAGAAAACACGAGCGGGGGAACTGTATGAAGCCAAATCCTACCACAAGACTCGTAATTGAAATTGCAGTACGGGTGCTATTTTTGTCGTACTATCTTAGTCTTTTCTCCATTATACTTCACTAATTGTGGATGGTGACGCGACGCCTGATCGCCTGCACTGGAAATACCACTCTCTCCCTCTCCATCGGATTTCGTCGGCTATTCTGTCAATGCCTCCTCATTCAACTGATCTCGACGTCGGTGTAGGACCAGCTATGCACTGGAAATACCACTCACCACTGGAAACACTACCCGACGATGAGCGGGCACTACGACGAGAACAACGGCATCTTGCACCGGAAATACTACTCACCACCGGAAACACTACCCGGGGTGGTAGCACTGGAAACTCCACTCCCGAAGCGTTATGGTGCTACCGCAGAGAACCACAGTAAGTCCGAAGGATAGCGCGTTATGCCTCAAGAAAATTCAGGCGGTGACTCAGACGGAAACCCACACCCAAACTCCGGTACTCCCGACAGCGCACCGCTCTTCACGCCAGACACGAACGTCTACAAGAACCGGGACGCTGTCAAAGACTCATATTCACCGGACAAAATCGTCGGTCGAGACGATGAAATTGAAGACTACATGCAGTCGCTACAACCCGTCATAAACGGTGAAGAACCGGACAACATCTTCGTCTACGGGAAAACTGGTGTCGGGAAAACTGCAGTCACCGAATATCTCACGAACGAACTCTCACAATCAGCCTCCCACTACGATATCGACCTCTCGATTCTCACAATCAGCTGTAAGGGGGCAAATACATCGTACCAGACAGCGATACGTCTCGTCAACGAACGTCGGTCATCCGACGAACAGCTGAGTCAAGCCGGCCACGCCGAGTGGAAGGTCTACGACGCCCTCTGGGAGGAACTCGACGCACTCGGTGGAACGATCCTCATCGTCCTCGACGAGATCGACAATATTCGAGACGACGAACTGCTCTACCAGTTAAGTCGCGCCCGAAGTGAGAACAACATCACAGAGTGCAAGCTCGGCGTCATCGGGATTAGCAACGACCTCACCTATCGGGATCGACTGAACGCCGAAGTCCGCTCGTCCCTCGGTGAGAAGACCGTCTTCTTCCCACCCTACGACGCAAACGAACTCCGAGATGTCCTCCAACGACGCGCCAATCTCGCGTTCCAAGACGGCGCACTCGCACCTGGCGTCCTCCAACTCTGTGCGGCCTTCGGTGCAAAAGATAGCGGTGACGCGCGAAAAGCTATCACACTCCTACGCGAATCTGGCGACCTTGCCAGAAACGAAAACGCGGATCAAGTAACCGAAGACCACGTCGAGCGAGCGCGCGAAACCGTCGAAACCGAAGAAGTCGTCGAGGGAATTGGCGAGAATCTCTCCGAGAACGAGCAGCTAACTCTCTACGCTCTCGCAACTCTCACCGCCCAATCAGCCACACCCGCCCGAACACGCCGAGTATATGAGCGATATACACAGCTTGCGAATGCTGCCGGACGCGAACCAGTAAGCAACCGGCGAATCCGCGACTTCCTCGCTGAACTTGAGTCAATGAACATCGTACAGCAACAACAGCAGAGCGGCGGGACAAACGGCAATTACAACGAACACGAAATCGTCCACGACGTCGACGATGTGCTTCGTGGGCTCACCGAGGTCCTCGAAGCCGTCGGCGTCCATGATTCCGTAACTCAGCACGTCACCTTCCATGGGGGAGGAGACGGCGACACCTTCACAACTGGAACTAACACCACCTCATAATCGCTCACAACGTGCAGCGACGAGTTCCCTACATAACTTGGCGCTCTGATGTCTCAACATTCTCTACTACTACGAGATGAAACCGCCAGCACCTACAAACAGAGCACTTGAAACGACCTCCCCCCCTCAATCAACGGGCACGCAATATTGAGAGCCATACTGACCTCCATCACTATTCCCCACGTTTCTGTCCACACGAACATTCCAAACGACCCCTCTCCGGGTCAGTTAACCAACAGACTGTGCAATCTGACTCAAATTGTTGGTTAAGATCTGACGACACCACGCGCCCGAACGACGCAGGAAACGCATAGAACGTCACACGAGCGTCATCAACGCGGACGCCCTTGCTATCCGTTCGATCCCGACCGCCTGAGCGACCTACGCTTGAAAGGTATCCTTGACGACGAAGAGCGGAACGACGGCCGTGGTCGTGGGGCGTACTACCAGTATCAGCTCGGCGACCGTGAAGACATCATCGGCGAAATCCTCCAAGAAGACGGGTAACTCTCTACTCTCTGTTAGCCAACTATTGAATAGCCACCTCGTGTGGTCTAACAGCCAATTTGCGGAGGTTTACACTCGACACCTGGTGTGTCTCCCTCACCGGTCTCCCGATCCACGATTGGCTTCGAGCTTCCTGGGCACACGTCACGCCGCACAGGACTCCGTACCAGTACGGGACCACCGGCAATCCGACCGGGGTTCGAGAAGGAAGCAATGACTACTGTCGTTTCCAGTTATTTCACTAGTGCCAGTTGCAGTAGTGGATCCAAAACGGATTCTCTCGCTGGCTAGCCATCACTGAACACTCAAAATGGGTGGTGTCGGTGGATCCGTCTGATTCGCATCCACGCGAACACTCCAAACAACCCCTCTCTCCCCCGATTAGTTAACCAACAGGCTAGGTCAGGTTGCACAGTCTGTTGGTTAAGCCGATGGTACCGCACTCTGGTTTTGTGCGAGCGTGCCATCGTACAGTTGTCACGTCCTATCAAGAAATAATTAGTCTAGGTGGCTTAGGTCGCAGCATAGAATCGAGCAAGGCCACACTCTGGACAGACGTAGCAGGTCAGATAGTCGCCTTTGAGATCGAGGGCACCTAAGAGACCACCCCCTGAATCGATACGGATACCATCACCCTTGTATGACGTTTTGTGTTCCGTCTCGCTCATCTCTACCTCACAATCGGGGCAGGACGGCATATACCAAGATACTTAGCCGGGATACAATAGTGGTAGGTTCAGGTTGTGGACGAACCGGTGGAGAGCATTCTATGTGGAGAGAAAACTGAAGAAGATGGTATCTGATAATATGGTATGGGACTAGGCTGGGACGATCTATCCGATGATCCGTGGGAACTTCCCATTTCTAAACCTAAAGCAACGTCATGGGTGGATCTCATTCAGCACCTCAATGGGGCGGGACCACGAGAAACCAAACCTTCTGAGCTTAGAAGACGGCATAAAGAAAAATACGGAAGCGTGATGGCTATCAGTGCAAAAGGCAGAGTTGTTCGTCAGGATTCGACCACTCCTCACCTATAGGTGAGTATTGGATTGGAGAGGGTGGACAGATACAACGCCCTCAGAACCAGAGTCGTCGAGAGCTCAGCGACAGCATCTGCATGTATCTCATCGAGCGTGCGGGTGGAGACCAAAACGTCCCCTCTAACCAGATAACCCTGTGTAAATCTTGCTATAGGTATCTCCATAGACAGTGTGGCGAGCAAATACCGGAGTGGGAATAGTTTACTGGGCTTGGTGGGAGTGATCGCGATCTACTTAATTGGTAGGCAGACCTTCCTAACAGTTGTTCCAGCAGGTGTAGTGCCGACCTAATTGGATTTCAACAGAGCCATATATCTCAGTACTTTATCATTTGTTATACTAAATCATTATTAAGATGATGATGTGTTAGTTTGTTGGTTGTGGCAATAGCGACAACTACACAAGTTCTTATACTTATGTGTGACAGTCAACTAATTGCTCTATGACAGAGCAATCCCCGACTCGGAGAAAGGTTCTCAGGAGTATCGGAGCTGCCGGAGCACTCAGTCTATTACCAAGACAGGCTCTGGGAGCGTCAAAAACTGAAGTTGGTACTCCTCTAAAGAATCTTGGGCCGTATAAAGAGGCGACAGTAGAAGAAATGTCAGCAATATACCAAAGGCGGCCTAATACTGACCAATTTGCAATTAGTACTGGGGCCTTTGGCAACGGAATTGAATTCTACTTGGTATCAGGAGCCCCCTCACCACAGAAGAGTCCTAAAGAAGTAATTCCCCTCACCAACAGCTCGGAAATTGGCGTCTTTGCTCCCCAGTGGAGAGGAGAGAGTGAAATTGAGTACACCCAGGATTATAAACGAAAGGTAGCAAATGTTTCTGCAGATAATAATCTGGAAGATCCAACTATCGTTGATAAAGATGTGAGTCAGAGTGATGGGGAGTTTAGCACTATGCTGTCAGTTCCGTTCCCCATTCCAAGTAGCCTCCCAATTGATCTTTGTACCCCTATGCCGAATGGGAATCAAATCTGTATACAAACCGGAAAAATTATCGATAACTTCGGACAGCCACGAGACTGTCGAGACGGCGAAAGCGCCCCTGTTGTCTCAGTTGATGTAAAGATAACAGAAAAAGAGAGTTTTGGCGCTGGAGATGTAGTTGCTAGTGTCTCCCCTTGGATCGGACTTGAAACAGATGGAAGTGCAGTATGGGTTGGAGAAGAGATATCCGGGGAATGTACTCGGTATCCGATAAAAATACAGGATTTCACTGCTGCTCCAGCAGATTTAGTTGATCAGCTGGGTGAAGTATCAGGTGATATTGTTGAAAAATTAGGATATAGTCGCAACAATGGTGTTCTTGTAGCTGCTGTCGCAGTTGTGATTGCGCTGCTAATTGCCGCACCCCCAACAGGAGTGCCAGCATAAAAGAAAGAACCATCGGCACTGTCTCGTTGAGCCAACTTCAGGAATAAGCAGGTCATTGGGAGTTTGTTCAAGATGCTCGCAGACCTGCTCAACGAAACTGTGGTACGGATTTTTGTTTACTCAGGGAGCCAACAACGATCTTGGCGGAATTAGGCGTTGAACACTCACATGGAGCAGTCTAGAATTGGGTGCACCGGGTGGCTGACAGCGAGCAATCTTGATTATATGCTGCAATTGACCTAGACTCCATACTCATTCTTGATGTCGCATTGTTTGGGTCGCATGGTACCGATCCGGCAGCTGCGTTTCTGCACCGATTCACCGAGAAACACGATCTCCCCGGGGCTGAGTTGCTCGTCGATCAATTTGACTATCGGACTGCCCTCTCTCGATTAGAATTGAGCGGTCGGATTAACTATACCGAGCGAAAGCTCATTGAAAAGTGATTTCAGACCCTCAAAATGCGCGTCGACCGCTTCCATAATTCGTGGGTGGGCAGTCGGTCAAGCGTTCGCAAACATCTTGAACAATTTATGCATTACTACAACCACCAGAGACCGTACCAAGCTCTTAATGGAAAGACATCGGTTGAGGAGGGGCTGAACTAGACAGTACCATTTATTATCATGTGCTCAATTACCGTACAGTATGAGTGACCCTGACCAACATCAGACCGACAAGTCATATTGGTGGTACGGGATCGCATTCTTTGTAACGGCACTTCCCCTGACTTGGATATCATATGGAATACTACAGTCTGTGAGTGAGACACATTCTTCTTCAGCTGCTCTAGTCCCAACTTCTCCAGAATTTAGTGGAATTTTCTTGTTCTCTGCTGTAATAAGTGCAATCCTTGTACTCATGACTAGCTTATTAGCTCCTGTTTATTCACTTTGCCTATATTTAGATGTTCGATCTCTGCAGACAAGTGAATACTGGAAACCAAATAAGACAGTTTGGGCAGTAATCGGTCTACTACATTTATTCACATTTATATCTTCACTAGTTCAATTAGTCACAATTCCTGCTGGTGGTTTCTATCTCTATATTCGACATAAGAAAACATAGTGTCCAGATGAGCTTGAAAATGAGGTATGAGGCATAGTCTAGTTGAGTCAGTTTGAGAAGTGAGCAGGTCGGTGAGTTTCTTGTCCAAAATGCTCGTAGACCTGCTCAGCGAGAGCTACGAACCGAATTTAGAAGCACCTTGGGAGAACGAGCGGACGGCGACGCCCGTTAGGGCGTTCGCCGTCCTCCTCCATCAGACCGGTTGTTCACTCAGGGAGCCAACAACGCTCTTGGCGGATTTAGGCGTTGAATGCTCGTATGGAGCCTTCTGGGATTGATTCATCGCTAGATAACATCAGGTATAATCCGCCGACGGCATCGCCGTCGCGGGTCGCTGTTGACGAAACCGCTGTCAAGATTAACGGTGAATGGTCGTGACTGTATGCTGCAATAGACACCGAGACAAAGCTGATTCTTTGTCTATGTGAAGAACATGCACATAGGATAGGGCGCAAGTGACAATCGCCGGCGGGTGCACTTTCAGTCGCCCGAGTATCTCGTCGACCGGCTCGACGTGATTGCCGAGCTCTTCGATAAAGACTGGACGGATGTCCTCGTCGAGGCTATCCGCGCGTACATCGAAAAGACCGCTGACAGCTGATTGAACAGCTGAGCCAGAACTTCGATCCAGACGTCCAGTTCGGTGTTCAGACACTCTCGTTCTACAAGCTACAGGATAACGAGGCAGAGTTCCAGTTCTTCAACTTCTTCTTCGGATTGGCCATCGCGGCGTCGATGGGGACACGCGTGTACATTTCTCAGTTGCCGCTTCCCGACATCCGTGGACGCGATTTCGAGGGTTTCCTCAGAAGGGGGAGGACCTCGGTGGAACATGCCATCCCACCGACCCCCCTCAACCCTTGGAGGGTGACAAACACAGGCGACGTCGTGTTTCTAGTCTGTCTAGAAGGTGCTGGCGGTCCTCGATTTCCTCGAAAACAGCGGCAAGGACATCAACTATCACTGCTCAGGCTGTCGTCAAGATTCCACCCAGGGGCGCTGGCGTTAGCTACAAGATATGGATCTCGCTGACGTATACCGGTGCCGCGGTGTACGTAACCTGGT is a genomic window containing:
- a CDS encoding orc1/cdc6 family replication initiation protein; translated protein: MPQENSGGDSDGNPHPNSGTPDSAPLFTPDTNVYKNRDAVKDSYSPDKIVGRDDEIEDYMQSLQPVINGEEPDNIFVYGKTGVGKTAVTEYLTNELSQSASHYDIDLSILTISCKGANTSYQTAIRLVNERRSSDEQLSQAGHAEWKVYDALWEELDALGGTILIVLDEIDNIRDDELLYQLSRARSENNITECKLGVIGISNDLTYRDRLNAEVRSSLGEKTVFFPPYDANELRDVLQRRANLAFQDGALAPGVLQLCAAFGAKDSGDARKAITLLRESGDLARNENADQVTEDHVERARETVETEEVVEGIGENLSENEQLTLYALATLTAQSATPARTRRVYERYTQLANAAGREPVSNRRIRDFLAELESMNIVQQQQQSGGTNGNYNEHEIVHDVDDVLRGLTEVLEAVGVHDSVTQHVTFHGGGDGDTFTTGTNTTS
- a CDS encoding DUF6735 family protein; its protein translation is MGHRALVAYERPDGQYNLHYSHRGAKHLQLKQVLTLGTPFGEDTSENEWTKRVYECLQTASDTSIPTPGRGESRTPTRVWVEPCAVSVTLEEIRRAYLDYLAHEAFYVVGCDDWQLRVTAYRVFWFGLADVATTARRTPTVGHGALRTVAWRDGDPVNDEYVRGEFDALKAVVGDLLDCGVFASDGEALAYLERLFREWSADADSHVTLRESQ